The genomic segment TCGCGCTCGGCCGAACGGCCGCCGAACAGCACGCCGACTTTTCCGAATTGATGACCTGTCATTTTTTTGCTCATTTCTATTGCTCTACCAGTTGCGCCAGCTTGCCCGGCACGCCGCTAATCGAACCCGCACCCATGGTCATCACGACGTCGCCATCGCGCACGATGTTCATGATCGACGCCGCCATGTCGTTGATATCCTCCACGAATACCAGTTCGCCCATGCCGGCTACCCGCAGGGCATGCGCCAAAGCGCGGCCGTCGGCGGCGACTATCGGCGCTTCGCCGGCGGCATACACTTCCGCCAGCACCAGCACGTCGACCGTCGACAATACTTTTACAAAATCTTCAAACAGATCGCGTGTCCGTGTATAACGATGCGGCTGGAATACCAGCACCAGCCGCCGGCCAGGATAAGCGCCACGCGCTGCCTGGATCGTTGCCGCGGTTTCCACCGGATGGTGACCGTAGTCATCGACCAGTGCAAACTCTCCCTTAGGCTTGCCTTCGGCGTCCTGCAATTTGATTTCGCCGTAGCGTGTGAAACGTCGTCCTACGCCATTAAACTCGGTCAAGGCCTGCTGGATCGCGCTATCGGCAACACCTAGTTCGCGCGCAATCGCAATCGCGGCGCAGGCGTTCTGGACGTTGTGCATGCCCGGTTGATTCAGGCTGATCGGCATCGCCGCGTAACCCTTTTGAATCACAGTGAACTGCATGTGCCCGCCGACCGCCTTGGCGTCAATCGCCCGTACATCGGCGTCTTCGTGGAAGCCGTACGTTGTAATCAACTTGGAAATCTGCGGCATGATTTCGCGTACATTGGCATCATCCATACATAGCACTGCTACGCCATAAAATGGCAAACGCTGGGTGAACTCGACGAAAGCCTGCTTCAACTTGTTGAAATCATGATCATAGGTATCCATATGATCGGCATCGATATTGGTGATGACCTCAATCACCGGCGACAGATTCAGGAAAGACGCATCCGACTCATCGGCCTCCGCCACGATAAAGTCGCCCGAACCCAGCTTGGCGTTGGCGCCAGCGCTGGTCAGACGGCCGCCGATGACGAAGGTCGGATCCAACCCGCCCTGCGCCAGTACGCTCGCCACCAGGCTGGTGGTAGTGGTTTTTCCATGGGTGCCGGCAATCGCGATGCCGCGCTTGAGCCGCATCAACTCCGCCAGCATGACCGCGCGCGGGACGATCGGAATATGTTTTTCGCGCGCTGCGACAACTTCCGGATTATCGGCTTGCACCGCGGTCGAGGTAACGATGGCGTGGGCCTGGTCGATATGCGCTGCCGCGTGGCCACGGCTCACCTTGGCGCCAAGACCGGCCAGACGGCGAGTCGCCGCATTGTCGCCGAGATCGGAGCCGGAAATCGTGTAGCCGAGATTCAGCAATACTTCAGCGATGCCGCTCATGCCGCTGCCGCCAATTCCGACGAAATGGATATTCTTTACTTTATGTTTCATAGTAGTTACTCACTGCGCACCTGCCAATTCTTCAAGAACCTGCGCGATGGCTTCATTCGCATCGCGCCGGCCGTTTTCATATGCTGCCTGCGCCATCGTTTGGCAGTCCTGACGCGAGATCCGCGTCAACAACGCGGCCAGGCGCTCCTTGCTCAAGTCTGTTTGCGGCAAATGAATCGCCGCCCTTTGCGTCGCCATCCAGCGTGCATTGTCGCGCTGATGCGAAGTAGTCGAAGCCACCAATGGCACCAGTACGCTAGCGACGCCGGCTGCAGTCAGTTCCGACACCGTGATCGCCCCGGCCCGACAAATCACCAGGTCGGCGTCGGCATAACGGCGCGGCATGTCGTCGATAAACGCCACCACTTCTGCCGACACGCCAGCTGCCGCATAGGCGCTCCGTAAGGCCTCGATATGCTGCTTGCCGGACTGGTGCGTAACGCTCGGCCGCTGTTCGGCGGGAATCAAGGCCAGCGCCGCCGGCAGGCAATCGTTCAGCGCTTTCGCGCCAAGGCTGCCGCCAACTACCAGCAAACGCAGCGGGCCGATGCGGCCGCTGTAGCGCTCTGCCGGCAAAGGCAGCGCCATGATTTCCTTGCGCACCGGATTACCGGTCACCAGCGCCTTGTTGGCCGCCTTGCCGAAATCTGCGGGGAAACCGAACAGTACCCGCTTGGCCAACGGCGTCAGGGTCTTGTTCGACAACAGCAAGGCCGCATCGGCATTCACCAACACCAGCGGTACGCCACGCAAACGCGCCATCGCACCGCCCGGCACTGTCACATAGCCGCCCATTCCCAGCACCACATCGGCCTGGCGTCGACCCAATATCCGGAAGCAAGCCGGAAAACTGAGCAACATACGCCAAACGCCGCGCACGGTATGCGCCAAGCCTTTGCCGCGCAAACCGGAGAAGACGATCTTGTCCATCTCGATACCATGCTGCGGCACAAGGTCAGTCTCCATGCCATGCGTGGTTCCCAGCCAGCTTACTTGCCAGCCGCGTGCACGCATGGTGTCGGCAATTGCCAGACCGGGGAAAATATGGCCGCCGGTACCCGCCGCCATGATCATCAGGTTTTTTTTGCTTGCGCTCATGCCCGGCCTCCACGCATGAGAACCCGGTTCTCGTAATCGATGCGCAACAGGATCGCCAGGCCGATACAGTTAATCAGCACGCCGGAGCCGCCATAGCTCATCAACGGCAAGGTCAATCCCTTGGTCGGCAACAAACCCAGGTTGACGCCCATGTTGATGAAGGTCTGCACACCGATCCAGATACCGATGCCCTTGGCGGTCAGGCCGGCGAAAGTCTGCTCCATCGCGATCGCCTGGCGGCCGATTTCAAACGAACGTTTGATAATCCAGTAAAACAGCATGACCACCACCAGCACACCAGCAAACCCAAGTTCCTCGCCGATGACAGCAAGCAAAAAGTCGGTATGCGCTTCCGGCAGGTAGTGTAGTTTTTCAACGCTGGCGCCAAGACCAACCCCAAACAGTTCGCCACGGCCAAAAGCAATCAACGAATGCGACAACTGGTATGCCTTGCCCAGTGCATTTTCTTCCGCCCAAGGATTCAGATAGGCAAAAATCCGCTCGCGACGCCATGGCGAGAGCCAGATCACCAGCGTAAACATCCCGGCCAGCATGGCGCCGATGCCGCCGAACCAGACACCGTTGATTCCGCCCAAAAACAAGATGCCCATAGCAATACATACGATCACACCGAGAGCGCCCAGATCTGGCTCCAGCATCAGCAGCAGGCCGACCAGGCCGACGGCGGCAGTCATCGGCAAAAATCCCTTGGTCAGCTTGTGCATCACTTCCTGCTTGCGCACCGTGTAATTGGCCGCGTACAAGACGATGAACAGCTTCATCAGTTCCGACGGCTGCAAATTGAAAACCCGGAACGACAGCCAGCGCTTGGCGCCATTGACGCCGCGTCCCAGGCCTGGCACTAGCACCATGGCCAGCAGTATCAAAGTAACCACGAACAGATACGGCGCCCAGCGCTGCCAGGTAGCGATAGGAATGCGGAAAGTCACCAGTCCGGCGACTAGCGAAACGCAGATGAAGATCGCTTGCCGCACCAGGAAATGGGCATTCGTATAGTTGGCGTACTTGGGCGAGTCCGGCAAGGCAATCGAGGCCGAATACACCATCACCAGGCCAAACAACATCAGCAAGATGACCACCCAAACCAGCGGTTGGTCGTATTCCATCATTTTCGAACGCTGGACGCCGGGCCTTTGGCTGTCACGCGCACGCGGCCGCGGCGGCGCACTATTCACAGTGCTATCCGCCGGCTTGCCTGAAAATGATGGAAAGGCGAATTTCATAGTCCGACCTCGCCACGCGACAAGGCCAGTTCACGCACGGCATCGACAAACACTTGTGCCCGGTGCGCGTAGTTGCGGAACATGTCGAAACTGGCGCAGGCTGGTGACAGCAGCACGGCGTCGCCAGCATGCGCCAGCTCGGCGGCGCGCACGACGGCCTGTTCCAATGTTTCACAGTCGACAATTTCCAGGCCGCCGGCCTGGTGTTCAACCGCTGCACGAATTGCCGCCGCATCACGGCCGATCAGCAGCAACGCCCGACCGTAGGCGGCCAGCGGCGCGCCCAGAGGCGCAAAATCCTGTCCCTTACCGTCGCCACCTGCGATCAGTATCAGGCGGCTGGCATTACCGTCGCCGTCGCAACCTCGGCCGATGCCATTCAACGCGGCCACCGTGGCGCCAACATTGGTGCCTTTGCTGTCATCGTAATATTCGACGCCACCAATGGTAGTGACCAGTTCAACTCGATGCGGCTCGCCGTGATACTCGCGCAAACCATGCAACAAGGGGGCAAACGGCAAGTCGATTGCACGGCACAGCGCCAGCGCCGCCAGCGCGTTGGCCGCATTGTGGCGGCCACGGATACGCAAGGCATCGGCCGGCATCAGACGCTTTACCGTCACCGGCAACAAGGCCAGCTGTTCTTTCTTGCTGCGCCGCTTTTCGACTCTCTCTTCTTCGTCACCAGGCACCGCAACCGACAACCACTGCATACCGTTGTCGCTGACCAGGCCGAAACAATCACCTTCATCGGGCTCATCAAAACCGAAACTGATGCTATTGCCTGTCTTGAACTGCATCGTCAAAGGATCGTCGCGATTCAGCACACGTACGGTTTCGGCGCTGAAGATGCGCGCCTTGTCAGCGACGTACGACGTCATGTCGCCATGCCAGTCCAGGTGATCCTGGGTGATGTTCAAAATCGTTGCGGCGTCGGCATGCAGACCACACGTTGCATGCAACTGGAAACTGGACAACTCCAGTACCCAAACTTGCGGCAAAGCCTCGCGTTCCAGCGCGCTGCGCAAGACATCCAGTGCTGCAGGGCTGATATTGCCGGCGACCTGCACCGTCAGGCCGGCGCGTTCGCATAGCAAGCCGGTCAGGCTGGTGACCGTGGTCTTGCCGTTGGTACCAGTGATGGCAATCACCTTTGGCGTATAGGCGTGGCTTTCGCGTAGTGCCGCCAGGGCTTGTGCAAATACCTCGATTTCACCCCATACCGGAATGTCACGATCGGTGGCGGCGGACAGGATGTCTTTTAACTCCTTGCCGGGCGCCAAACCCGGGCTGGTCACGGCAAAGTCGATGCCATCCAGCAGGCTGGCGGCAAAGCCACCTTCTTCGCCGGAGCTGACGAACTCCACCGCCGGAATTTCCTGCAACAGCAGCGGCAGCCGTTCCGGTGCGCTGCGTGTGTCTGCCACGCGCACGGTTGCACCGCAATGTGCCAGCCACAAAGCGGATGCCAGACCCGACTCGCCGAGTCCTAATACCAGAACATGTTTACCCGTATAGTTCATTACTGCTGCTCACTACCTTAACTTCAGGGTTGAAAGTCCAAACAACACCAACATCATTGAGATGATCCAGAAACGCACTACTACCTGCGTCTCTTTCCAGCCTTTTTGCTCGTAGTGATGGTGCAGAGGCGCCATCAACAGCACGCGGCGACCCACGCCGAAGCGCTTCTTTGTGTACTTGAAATAGATTACTTGCAACATGACCGATAAAGTTTCGACCACGAAAATACCACCCATAATGAACAGCACGATTTCCTGGCGCACGATCACGGCGACAGTTCCCAGCGCACCGCCCAAGGCCAGGGCGCCGACATCGCCCATGAAAACTTGCGCCGGATAGGCGTTGTACCAAAGGAAAGCAAGCCCTGCACCCGCCATCGCGCCGCAGAAGATCAGCAGCTCGCCCGCGCCCGGGATATGCGGAATCAGCAGATATTTCGCGAACGTGACGTTACCGGTCAGATAAGCGAACAATCCCAGCGCTGCGCCTACCATCACAGTCGGCATGATCGCCAGGCCGTCGAGACCATCGGTCAGGTTGACAGCGTTACTGGTGCCGACGATGACAAAATAGGTCAGCGCCATGAAGCCCCACACGCCCAATGGATAACTGACCGTCTTGAAAAACGGCACGATCAGGTCGGCCTTTGGCGGCAGATCCAGACTGAAGCCGGATTCGACCCAGGCCACAAACAAATCCCAGACCTGGGTGTTGTTCGGCGCCGAGACTGAGAACGCCAGGTAGATTGCGGCGACCACGCCGATCACCGATTGCCAGAAATATTTTTCTCGCGAGCGCATACCGTTCGGATCCTTGTAGACCACCTTGCGATAGTCATCGACCCAGCCGATAGTGCCGAAACCGAGCGTCACGATCAGTACGATCCAGACAAAACGATTGCCGAGATCGCTCCATAGCAACGTTGAAATCCCGATGGCGATCAAGATCAGCACGCCACCCATGGTCGGCGTGCCGGATTTGATCAGATGCGTTTGCGGACCGTCGGTACGCACCGCTTGGCCGACCTTCAGGCGCGCCAGCATACGGATCACGCCAGGACCGGCGATCAAACCAATCATCAATGCCGTCAAGGTCGCGAACACGGCACGGAATGTGATGAAATTGAAGACGCGCAGGAAACTGAAATCCTGCTGAAAATTTTGTGCCAGCCATAGCAGCATGTTAGTGAGTCCCCTCGGATGTTGTACCAACCAGGTGCAGGACGGCGCGCTCCATTTTCATGAAGCGCGAGCCTTTGACCAGCACGGTCGTATTCGGTGTCATATCGGCATCGAGCGCGGCTAGCAACGCTGCGATGTCGGTAAAGTGTTGCGCTTGCGCGCCAAAAGCGGTGCTGGCTTCGGCAGCCATGTCGCCTAGCGTGAATAGTTTCGTGATGCCCCGTTGCTGTGCGTAAGCGCCAATTTCCTGATGAAACGTGCTTCCCTCGTTGCCGACCTCGCCCATCTCGCCCAGCACCAGCAAACGCGGTGCGGCAGACTGCGCCAGCACATCGATAGCAGCCCGCACAGAATCCGGATTGGCATTGTAGGTATCGTCAATCACCAGCGCGCCGGCGCAAGTCGCCACGGTCGCCAGCTTGCGTTGCAGACGACCGCTAACCGGCGCGAAGGATTCCAGGCCGCGCTTGATGGCAGCGACATCGACGCCGATCGCCAAGGCGCAGGCGATAGCGGCCAGCGCGTTGCGGACGTTGTGTTCGCCGGCGGCAAACAGTTGCACAGTGAATACCGGTTGATCCGGAACACTGACCGTCAAGTCGCTACCAAAGCCATTGGCGGCGTTGTTATAGCTGCAATGGACATCAGCTTCAGGTGTCAGGCCGAAAGTAATGCTGCCGCCCTTGCCTGCGCTGTAGCTGCGCCACAGATCAGTGTAAGGATCGTCTGCCGGAAACACCGCGATGCCATTATTTGCCATGCCACGGATCACGTTGCCGTTTTCCTCAGCAACAGCTTCGACGCTGGCCATGAATTCCTGATGTTCGCGTTGGGCGTTATTGACGAGAGCGACAGTGGGTTCGGCAATTGCAGTCAACACGGCGATCTCGCCTGGATGGTTCATGCCAAGCTCGATCACGGCAGCCTGATGCATGCCTTCCAGCCGCAATAAGGTCAGCGGCACACCAATTTCGTTATTGAAATTGCCGCGCGTAGCCAGCGACTTGTCAACGCCAAAAGCCGCGACCAGAATCGCGGCAATCATTTCTTTTACTGTGGTTTTTCCATTGCTGCCGGTGACAGCGATCAGCGGCAGCTTGAATTGCTGGCGCCAGCGCTGTCCTATCGTGCCCAAGGCCTCACGGGTATCTTTAACTACTAGCGCAGGAACAGCCAATGCGACGGGAGCACGCTCGACTATCACAGCGGCGGCGCCCTGTGCGATGACCTGATCCAGGAAATCGTGGGCGTCGAAACGCTCGCCGCGCAGAGCGACAAACACAGAACCGGGGGTCACTGCGCGGCTGTCGGTGAACAATCCGTCAATCGCAGTCTGGCCGCTGGCCCCCACGCTCGCGGGCACTCCCAACCAGGATTGTAGTTGCGCCAATGAAGTATGCATCAGCTACCGCCCTTCATCGTGGCCCGCGCTGCGAGCGCCAGAGCGGTGTGATCGGCGTCTAAAAACGGCAATTTCTTTCCTTTGATTTCCTGATATGTTTCATGTCCTTTTCCTGCCAGCAGCACCACATCCGCCCTGGCGGCATGACGTACAGCCCACAAGATCGCGGCAGCACGATCTTCCAAGGCCTGCGCGTCGTGCGGCGCCTTCATTCCCGCAAGGACCTGGCCGATGATGACGGCAGGCTCTTCGCTGCGCGGATTGTCGCTGGTGACGATGACGTGATCCGCCAGTTCCGCCACTGCCCCCATCTGCGGCCGCTTGCCGGGATCGCGATCGCCGCCGCAACCGAACACGCACCACAGTTCGCCATTGCGTTGCTGCGCAACCTGTCGCAAGGTACTCAAGGTCTTTTCCAAGGCATCTGGCGTGTGGGCATAATCGATCACGATCAGCGGCGCGTCTTGGCCGCCGAATTGCTGCATTCGACCCGGTACGGCAACCAACAGTTCAATCGCATAGAGCGCGGTTTTCCATTCAATGCCATGCGCCAGCAACACACCCAGGATACCTAGTGCATTACTGACATTGAATTGGCCCACCAACTGAGTCTTGACCTGCCCTGAACCGAATGGCGATTCAACGTGAAAAACGGTGCCGCTGGCACTGGTGCGGATTGCCGAGGCACGCAGTACGGCCACGCCAGGCGGCGCATCCAATGCGTCGCAGGTATAGCCGATCAGGGGAATCGCCTGCTTCTTTTGCTGCAGATGGCTGATCAGGCGCAATCCCATGTCGTCATCAAGATTGATCACAGCTTGCTGCAAACCCGGCCAGTCGAACAACATGCGCTTGGCGGCTTCGTAATGTTGCTCATCGCCGTGATAATCCAGATGATCGCGGGTGAAATTGGTAAACAAGGCGATGTCGACATGCATGCCGTTCAAGCGTCCCTGCTCCAGGCCGATCGAAGACGCCTCGATGGCCAGCGCGGTGACGCCTTGTTTGCGCATGTCGCTCAAGGTATGTTGCAGCAGCAGCGCATCCGGCGTGGTGTTGCCGGTTTCCTCGAATTCGCCGCGCTCGCCTTGCGCAAAAATACCGGTCCCGAGCGTACCGATCACACCGGTGTCCTGCCCCAGGTGCGACAAAGCGTGTCCGAGCCACTGGCTGCAGGACGTCTTGCCGTTGGTGCCGGTGACGGCCACCACCAGCATATCCTTGTCGGCTTGCTGATAATACGCGCCGGCAATCTGGCCTGACAGGTGCTTGAGTCCGCTGACCGCCAGATGTGCTGTAGTCCATGCGGCGTCCCAGCTGAATTTCTCGCTCTCGTACAGCACTGCGGAAGCGCCATTTTTCAGCGCTTGTGCAATATAGGCACGGCCATCTGCGGCATCGCCTGGGTAGGCGAAAAATACGTCGCCAGCCTTGACTTTGCGCGAATCCGACACCAGCTCTGCGCCGGCCGGCGCAACGCCGCTCAACCATTGCTGGATGTCTTGTAATTGCTTTCCCTTGGAGGTCATTACAAACCCTCCTGCGGACCATCGGTCGGGATAATGATGTCCGTCACGCTGGAATCCGGCGGCACGTTCAGGGCCCGCAAGGCATTCGCGGCGACTGTCGCAAATACCGGCGCCGCCACATCGCCACCAAAGTGCGAACCGACCGTCGGCTCATCCACCATCACGGCAATGATCAGGCGCGGATCGGAGGCTGGTGCAAAACCGACAAAGTCGGCGATATATTTTTTGACGTACTTGCCGCCTTCAATCTTGTAAGCCGTACCGGTTTTGCCACCGACTCGATAACCAGGCACCTGTGCTTTCGGCGCTGTGCCGCCAGGAGCAGTGACTCTTTCCAGCATGGCGCGCATAGTGAGCGCGGTCTTTTCAGAGACCACACGCTGGCCGACCGGCGGTTCGGTAACCTTCTGGAACGAAAGCGGAATCAGATCGCCGTTGCGAGCGAAGATCGTATAGGCATGCGCCATCTGGATCAGCGATACCGATATCCCGTGACCGTAGCTCATGGTCGCCTGCTCAATCGGCCGCCAGGACTTGAAAGGTCGTACGCGGCCGGCGACGGCGCCGGGGAAACCGAACTTCGGTTGCTGGCCGAGACCGACGGTAGTGAACATTTCCCACATTTCTTCAGCCGGCATCTTCAGCGCGATCTGCGCAGTACCAAGATTCGACGATTTCTGGATAATCTGCGCCACGCTCATGGTCAGCAAGCCATGCGGATGCGAATCGCCGATAGTAGCGGTGCCGATGGTCATCTTGTCCGGCACCTGGAACGTGGTGGTGGCTTGCACCCGGTTAGTATCCAGCGCCAGGGCAATCGTGAACGGTTTCAGGGTCGAGCCTGGCTCGAAGGTATCCGTCATCACGCGGTTGCGCAATTGCGCACCGGTCAGGACTGAGCGGTCGTTAGGGTTGTAGCTCGGCAGGTTGGCCAGCGCTAGCACTTCGCCGCTCTTGGCGTCGACCACCACAATACCGCCGGCCTTGGCCTTGAATTTCTCGACCGCTTCCTTGAGCTGAGTGAAGGCGATGTACTGGATCTTGCTATCGATCGACAACACCAGGTCCTTGCCATCATGCGGCTCTTTGACCGCCTCGATATCTTCGACGATGCGGCCCAGCCGGTCCTTGATCACGCGCCGGCTGCCGGTGGCGCCTGCCAGGTTTTTTTGCTGCGACAGCTCCATGCCGTCCTGGCCGGCGTCTTCCACATTGGTAAAACCGACTACGTGCGCCATCACTTCACCCTCAGGGTAAAAGCGCTTGTATTCCTTGCGGGTTTCAATGCCCTCGATGCCGAGCTTGATGATCTTGTCGGACACGTCTTGCTCGACTTGCCGCTTGAGATAGACAAAATTACGGTCGGAATCAAGTTTCTTACTTAGCTCGGCGTCGCTCATTTCGAGCAATTTCGCCAGCGCCTGCAATTTTTCTTTCGGGGCGTCCTTGACGTCGTCAGGAATCGCCCAGATTGCCTTGACCGGCACCGACGAAGCCAGCACCTGGCCGTTGCGATCGGTAATCTTGCCACGTGTGGCCGGCAGTTCCAGCGTCCGCGCATAGCGAGAGGCGCCCTGTTTTTGCAGGAAATCGGTGGAAATGCCTTGCAACCACAGCGCTCGCACGATCAACGCCAGGAAAGCTGCAAACATAGCGAACAGCACAACCCGCGAACGCCATACCGGCAACTTGACCTTGAGCACCGGGCTGGCCGAAAACGGCACGCCTTTGCCGGCCGCAACGCGGCCGGTGTGGGAGCTGCGCGGCGGATTGCGCGTCATTTGTCCCCCAGCGTCAGGTATTGGGTACGGGCCGCCGTCAGCGGCACCATGTTGAGGTCGTGCGTGGCGCTAGCCTCAATGCGTGAATTCTTGCCCAGCGTCGACTGGTCGAGCTGCAATTGCGCCCACTCGATATCGAGCTGGCGCGACTGGCTTGCCACCCGTTCCAGCTCTATGAACAACTGGCGCGCCTGGTATTGGGCATTGACCAGCGCCAGCGCGCACAGCACCAGCGCCATGGCCAGGACAAAATTGATGCGGCCGGTCATGCTTGCCCCCCGGCTTGCGGTCCGCTGGCGCCCAGACGTTCACCGACCCGCATGATCGCGGAACGGGCACGGGGGTTGTCAGCGACTTCAGCATCGGACGGCTTGACCCGTGAGATCAGTTTCAATTCCGGTTGCGGCAAATCAACCGCACGAATCGGCAGGCGACGGTCGGGCTGCGGCAGCTTGGCCTTGGAGGCCAGGAACTGCTTGACGATACGGT from the Collimonas arenae genome contains:
- a CDS encoding peptidoglycan D,D-transpeptidase FtsI family protein, with amino-acid sequence MTRNPPRSSHTGRVAAGKGVPFSASPVLKVKLPVWRSRVVLFAMFAAFLALIVRALWLQGISTDFLQKQGASRYARTLELPATRGKITDRNGQVLASSVPVKAIWAIPDDVKDAPKEKLQALAKLLEMSDAELSKKLDSDRNFVYLKRQVEQDVSDKIIKLGIEGIETRKEYKRFYPEGEVMAHVVGFTNVEDAGQDGMELSQQKNLAGATGSRRVIKDRLGRIVEDIEAVKEPHDGKDLVLSIDSKIQYIAFTQLKEAVEKFKAKAGGIVVVDAKSGEVLALANLPSYNPNDRSVLTGAQLRNRVMTDTFEPGSTLKPFTIALALDTNRVQATTTFQVPDKMTIGTATIGDSHPHGLLTMSVAQIIQKSSNLGTAQIALKMPAEEMWEMFTTVGLGQQPKFGFPGAVAGRVRPFKSWRPIEQATMSYGHGISVSLIQMAHAYTIFARNGDLIPLSFQKVTEPPVGQRVVSEKTALTMRAMLERVTAPGGTAPKAQVPGYRVGGKTGTAYKIEGGKYVKKYIADFVGFAPASDPRLIIAVMVDEPTVGSHFGGDVAAPVFATVAANALRALNVPPDSSVTDIIIPTDGPQEGL
- the ftsL gene encoding cell division protein FtsL, yielding MTGRINFVLAMALVLCALALVNAQYQARQLFIELERVASQSRQLDIEWAQLQLDQSTLGKNSRIEASATHDLNMVPLTAARTQYLTLGDK